TGTTGCAAGCCCTAAATCCAATGCGGTAGGTACCGGACTCTTTCACCACCAATTGCCCCGTCCATCGTACGGTAAAAGTATCCGAAACCATATCAGCAATAGGCCTCTCCGTCAACCACACAAAATCCACCACTTCATCCAGACGAGAGACGCTCGCCTCTCCTGCCCATTCAGCGTTGGGATAGTATTCTCCTTGCAGTCCGGCTTGTCCATCAGAGAGCAAATACTCGGATGGGATAGGCGTCAATAGAGGCCATCCTTCTGCGACATCTGATCCTTTGGCATACAACACCTTTGCGTTGGGTAGCTTTGCCTTGATAGCCGTCAATGGGGTAATCTGGTTGTGCGGTGTCCCGTGGTAGTTGCCTAGCAAGGACTGCTTGTCGTGGGCATTGGGACCAATCACTGCTACAGTGGACACTTCCTTGCTCAGCGGCAAGAGGTTTCCTTCATTTTTGAGTAGAACCATGGATTCACGAGCAGCCTTTCTGGATAGTTCGTGATGCTTTTCGCTTGCTACGACACTGTATGGAATTTGGGAATATGGTACAATACTCTCGTCATCAAACATCCCCAACTTGAACCTAGCCTCCATCAAGCGCACCAAGGCTTGATCTACTGCTTGCTCCTCGACCAACTGCTTGAGTACCGCCTCACTCAAGTTCGGATCATAAGTATCTCCACAGTTGAGGTCCGTACCCGTTTTGACAGCCAAGGCAGAGGCCTCCTCTGGAGAATCGGACACTCCGTGTCTATTGGGCATATAGAAGTCATTGATAGCCCAGCAATCCGACACGACATAGCCGTCAAATCCCCATTCGTTTCTTAAAATATTGGTCAGCAAAAGATTGCTACCACAACATGCCTCGTCGCGGTACCGGTTGTAAGCACACATCACCGATTGGACATTGGCCTCCTTGATCGCTGCACGAAATGCCGGCAAGTAGGTTTCTTTCAAATCTTTGTCTGAAGTCTGATAGTTGTCCTCATGACGAGTCTTCTCCGGCCCACTGTGTACCGCGAAGTGCTTCGCCGTAGCGACTACTTTCAGGTACTTGGGATCATCGCCTTGGAGACCTTTGATAAAGTTGACACCCATACGGCTCGTCAAATAAGGATCCTCCCCATAGGTCTCCTGTCCTCTACCCCACCGTGGGTCACGGAAGATATTGATGTTGGGAGTCCAGAAAGTGAGCCCTTGGTAGATTCCTCTTTTGTTTTCACTGACGAACTTGTGGTGCTTGGCTCTGGCCTCATCGGAAATGACAGTTGCCACCTCAAACATCAGGTCTTGGTCCCACGTAGAGCCCATCCCAATCGCCTGTGGAAACACCGTGGACTCACCCGCTCTGCCTACTCCGTGTAGACACTCGTTCCACCAGTTGTATCTCGGGATACCCAAGCGCGGAATGGGCGGAGCATCGTACCTCATTTGAGATACTTTTTCAGAGAGCGTCATTTGCTCTACCATTTTCACCGCCCGAGTGTGGGCGTCCAATTCGGGGTTCATAAACTCAAATTCATACTGCGTCTTTTGTCCACACATGGACATCCCTACGACAATCGCTATCAGTACTACTCCTCTTACCAAGCACATTTTGCTATTCATATATCTATTCTTAATGATTGATTATAGAAATGAAATAAGAAGAAACAGCAAAGCAACCAATGCTACGACCAATAGCCCATCCATCATCATTTGCTTCTTTTTTCCACTCATCATTCCCACTAGTTGTCTCCGATTATATTTCATAAATCATAAGGCAATATGAAAAGAAGCCAAACCAAGCCTTGTCACAAATCGAGCATGCACCATCAATTTTGATGCGTATACACAGGTTTTATTGCTTCGTACATCATTTGTTATACTCGATGCGACATCTGTGTCATTTCATCTACGAGTCGAATAGCTTTTGAAAAGTATGGACTAAACAATGAGGTACTACATGCACCCTATGGGTCAAAATTTCCCGAGAGATTCTCGGCGCATGATCGTCTTTGCCCGTATGTGGTAGATCAGATCTATACCCAATATCTATGAAAGTAATCATCACTGGTGCCACAGGAATGGTGGGCAAAGGAGTACTGCTCGAATGTCTGGATCACCCCGAAATCACCGCTGTCCTATCAGTTGCTAGGAGACCCCTCGACCTCCAACATGAAAAACTCACTGAGCTGATTCATGAGGACTTTTCAGACTTCCGCGCGATCGCTCAGCAAATCTCGGGCTATGACGCATGCTATGCCTGCATGGGGGTGAGTTCGGCGGGGATGAAGGAATCGGATTTCAAACGATATACCTACGACTATACCCTGGCATTGGCCCGAACACTTCACGCTTCCTCCCCTCACATGACTTTCACCTACGTCTCGGGAGCAGGTACAGACTCTACCGAAAAAGGAAAAGTGATGTGGGCAAGAATAAAGGGGAAAACAGAAAATGACCTTTTAAACTTGGGCTTTGGACAGGCTTACATGTTTCGCCCTGGCTTGATCGTACCCAAGCGCGGTGTAAAACCCAGTGGCAAGGTCTACAGCCTGCTGATCAACTGTCTTTCTTGGCTATTCCCTCTGCTCAGAAAACTCAACCCTGACTCGGTCGTTGATTCGACACAAGTCGGTCAAGCCATGATACAGGCGACCATACACGGCCATTCACACACCATCATTCCCCCCAAGGATATTCAAATCCTCGCAAAGAAACTCTAAAGCTGTACTTACACTCTAGGTGTGTCTGTCGGCAAATGACCAAAGTGCTCCTTGAAACACTTGGTAAAATAGGAAGGAGAAGAAAACCCCACGGTATAGCTGACTTCTGAGATGTTGGTATTGCCTTTGGCGATGAGTTTGTGCGCCTGTTCCAAACGGACGTTTCGGGTAAATTCATTAACTGAATTGCCTGTCATGGCTTTGACCTTGCGGTACAGTTGGCTCCTGCTCAGGTTGAGTTCCTCTGCCAGTGCCTCGACACTGAGGTCTGTTTTGGAGAGGTTTTCGTGCACGTACTGCAGCAGCTTTTGGATGAAATCCTTGTCAAGCGAACTGGCGGTATTGACCTCTTCGCTACTTGCCATCCCTTGAAAATACTTCTTGAATAGCTTCTCACGGCTCTGAATCAACTGTGCGAGCTGGCTCAGTACCAGGCGCATATCAAAGGGCTTGGTGATGTAAGCATCTGCTCCTTGATTGATACCCTCTAGCTGTTCGTCGATGCTGCTCTTGGCAGTCAGCATCACGACGGGTATGTGACTGGTATTCAAGTTTTCTTTGATTTGGGCACATAGCTCCGTCCCTGTCCTCTCAGGCATGACCACATCAGTAATGATCACATCCGGGAGTTCTTTGCTCGCTATCTCCCAACCTTCGAGTCCATCTTTGGCTACCAAAACTTTGAAATCGATACTCAATTCATCCCTTAGGTACTTGCGGAGCTCAGTATTGTCCTCCACGACAAGCACCGTCTTCTTGACACGACCTGTAGATTCTACAGTCCGCTCTGGCCTATTTACGAGTTCTCGGGACGACAGTCCATCGACTACTTGGTCGACGGACTGTGCTTGCACCTTGTCTGTCTCCTCAAAATGCTCCTCTCCTAATCGGAAAAATATTTCGAAAGTCGTCCCCACACCCACTTGGCTCTCGACACGAATATCGCCTTTGTTGAGGAAGATGAAATCCTTGACTACTTCGAGCCCAATACCCGTTCCGCCAAAATAATCCTTATTCTTTTTGTTCACTTGATAGAAACGTTCGAAGATCTTGTCCAACTGGTCTGCATCCAGCCCAGGCCCTGTATCCTTGACCCGAATTCTAAAACTATCGAATACCTCCCCCCCCTCGTAGGTGTGCGACAGGAGAGTGGTCTCCACCGAAATACTCCCTCGCTGTGGAGTCACCTTAAAGGCATTAGAAAGCAAATTGAACATGATTTTCTCCAACATGCCTTTGTCAAGCCAAAGCCACTGGTCTGTCGGGTTGGTGACAACCTCTAAGTCGATCTGCTTGGAGATGGCTTCCTCTTGGAAATAACCGCATATCGATCGTATCGCCTCTTCAATCTCAAAATATTCCACTCGTACTGCCAGTTTGTTGAACTTCAACTTACGAAAATCCATCAGCTCGTCTATGAGACGCTTGAGACGGTCAGAGTTGCGGTACATGACGCTCAATTTGTCCTGTACCCGTGGCGGCAAAGTCAGCTGATCGTCTTGCAGTACGTCACGCAGGGGATTGATGATGAGCGTGAGCGGTGTCCTAAACTCGTGTGAGATATTCGTGAAAAACTGGATTTTCTTATCGTTCAGTTCCTCCTCCCGCTTTCTATTTTCTACTGCGGTGAGTACGGCTTGTTTGTCCCGCACACGGATCTGTACGACTTTGAAAAACAAGTACAACAACGACAAAAATGTCCCCAAATAAATCATAAAGGCCACTGTCGTTCTCCACCACGGAGGCAACACTGTGATCCGAAGTGTGCGAACCTCCTCACTCCACACTCCGTCGTTGTTGGCTGCTTTGACTTTGAAGACATACTCTCCACTTTTCAAACTGGTGTAAGTGGCGGTACGCTTGTTTCCCACATAGTTCCAGTCGGATTCCAGCCCTTCTAGATAAAAGGCATACTCGTTTTCTTCGGGACGCGTATAGTTGAGCCCCACAAACTGAATCGTGAAAACCGTCTGATCAGGAGTCAAAGTAATCTGATCCGTCTGTGAAATAACATGCGTCAAAATCTCATTGTCTTGGCCTGGAGATACCAGCTCGTTGAACAAGCGAAGCTCGGTCAAGTACACTTTGGGCTTCACTGCATTGGTAATCAAATCCTTGGGATTGAAATAATCTATCCCTACATAGTTGCCAAATAATAACTGGCCTTGATCGTCTTTGTACGCTGCATTGAAATTGAAGGCATTGGACAACAGTCCATCGTGCACAGTGTATTGCTTGATTTCGTTGGTTTGCGGATCGATGGACGATAGTCCAGCCTGACCGCTGACCCAAATCACTCCTTGATCGTCCTCTAGTATCCCACTGATTGTCTCTTGAGACAGCCCGTTGGCTTGGCTGTACCACTTGAACTCACTACGCGCTCGATCGTACTTACACAACCCTCCACCATCTGTCCCAATCCACAAAAAACCCTTCGTATCCTCGTAGAGGGACAGAATATGATTGGTACTCGTATGATCGATCTCTGAGCGCTCTCTACTGAGTCGTACACAAGTCACCGCTACTCCACCTTGCGCCTTCTTCGTCAATTTGTACAACCCTCTCGTCGTACCTGCCCAGATACTGCTATCCTGACAGACCAAAATCTTGCGAACATCAGCATTGACGAGTTCTTGTGCGCTAAAGTCCTCCCCTAGATAGGTCTCAAACTCTTTGGTACTTGGGTCAAACGAAAGAATGCCATGACCGAAGGTGCCGATCCATAGTCTACCTTGTTGGTCTTGATCGATACTGATGATACGAATCGCCTCTTCTTCCCCTTTGGCATTGAGCAAGTTGTAATGAACAAACTGCTCTCCTCCATGTGGCAGGTAAAACAAGCCTCCCTCCCAACTCCCTGCCCAGAGCTGCTGCTGGTCATCCATCAGTATCGCTTGGACGGCTTTATTTTTCATCCCCTTGATTCGTGGATTGGCCCCTAGTGTATGCTCAAACATACCCGTGCGAGGGTCATAGATATCTACTCCTCCTCCATCCATACCGATCCAATATTTCCCCTGCTCATCCTCTACGATTCCTGTGACTGAGCCTACCTGTAGCGAATTGAGGTTATTGGCTTGGCTGAGTAGCTGATCGAACTTGTCGTAATTCGGATCATATACGCCCACAGCTTTGTCGTAGTAGCCCAACCAGATCCGCTCATCTCTATCGCGATAGAGCGCCCAGATCGAATTCGCTTTGATATGGCCTCCTTCGAATTTGTCGTAGTAAAAATCTTGAATTACACGCCCCAGTGGATCAATCACCCACAACCCGTCGTTTTCGGTACCGATCAGCATCGAACCATCCGTATCCTCGACCATGGACAAGATACGCTTGTTGGTAATGGGTATTTTTTGGAGCTGCCAGGTTTCTCTCCCCTTGTTGCTCTCCAAATGCATACGATACACTCCATCGTATTGGGTCCCTACCCAAAGATCACCACTGCTGTGCAAACAAAAGGATTCGACAGACAACTCCAGTCCAAAATATCGCTCTCCACCAAGAAACTCCGCCTCTATGAGTAGGTTGTTTTGTGTATCGTACTCCAGTATCCCGTAGCTACTTGCCAAGTAGATCGTCCCGTCGGGCATGCGGACGATATCTCGGATAAATAAGGGGTCTACTCTTCTGTTCTGAATCGGGATCACCTCGGTCTGCTTCGTGATGGGGTCATGCTTGAACAAACCGTAGTAGCCTGAAGTAAACAAGATCGAGTGGTCCGCCATCTCCTCTACCGTCAAATACGTCAAATTGCTCAGATCTTCTCCTTTGGATTGGATCGTCAAGCGCTCAAAAGAGTCCGTTTTTTTGTTGAAACGGCAGACCCCATTGTCGGTAGCGACCCACATGGTACCCCGACTGTCATGGTATATACGGTAGATGACATTGCTATTGATGGAAGTAGAATCGTTCCATTTGAAATCATAGAGTACATAGTCCAGCCCATCGTAGCGATAGAGTCCTCCCCCAAAAGTCGAAATCCATATGAACCCTTCGGCATCTTGAGAAAAAGAAGTCACTGCACGCTTGGACATGCCTTCATGGATGCTATTGAACACATACTTGTTTTGTTCGCCACCCGCCATCGCTTGCCCCCAAGCCAACAGCAGCACCAATACCCTCGCACACTTCCATATCCCATCTCTCACCATGCAGTTCGTCTTTTCAATTTTCGCCTACCCTAATATTAACTGCAATTGACGAAAAACCCAATACTATCCCTATCACAAATGCTGCATCCTATGACACATATGTTGCAGCACCCACTTGGCGGCTTTTGCCACTTCCTCCCATGATTGACGCATCTCACCGACAGGGGTTTGGCGATGTACAGCCATCCCCTACAAGCCCGTCGAGCGAGATACCCCCTCATCGCTGTGTCGTTGCACGGATTTAGGGTAGATTTGCTCCAAACCCAAGGCTACATTTTGAGACTTCCAAACACATTCTTTCAGACATTTGGCGTATGCCTGCTCGGGCTCTTCGCTATGCTACCAGTCGTCAGCAAGAGTGAGTCATTGGACATCCTCAACCCCGTCTATCAATATGTCGACACGACAGGTACACTCACAGTCCAAGAGGCAGCCTCCCACTGGCACCATCAAGAATTCACCTTGGCACCCACAGACATCATCAACTGCGCCATCAAGGATTCGGTGATCTGGCTGGCGTTTGAGCGCTGCAGCACAGACATCCAGTATCTCAGTCCGGGTCATGAATCCATCGTATGGCGAGCCACCTTGTATGCTCTCGATAGCACAGGCGCCTATCTCCCAGTCCATCACTACGATCATCTCCAACCAGATACCCGAGTGCCAGGGTTGCCCTACCGGACGGTAGCCATCCCTCTACCTGCTCATCAACAGGGCTCCTTCCTCCTGCGAATAGCCGCCAGACGTCACCGCAACTATATCCTAAAAACAGGCGATCTGACACAGATATCCAGCTACCTGCTGCACAAAGAAAGTATTCCGCTGCTCTTCATTGGCTTCATGCTTTGCATCTTCATCTACAACGTCTTTCTGCTCTTCTCTACCCGAGACTTGATCTTCATTCCCTACTTGATTTACTTGTTGTTTGTGACCTATGCCGTGCCCTTTCACAATGGCTATGTCCTCTTCAGTGAGGAATGGATGTGGCAGGGAAACCCTTTCTACACCGTCTGGACGAGTGTCGGCTACCTAAGTGGGGGGTGGTTTGCCATCATCTACTTGGACCTCCCCAAAAATGCTCCTCGATTGCGCTACTGGATCATCCTACTCATGGCGGTGCTCGTCGTGATCGTACCGCTACTGGATGCCTCGGGCTGGCTACATGTCGGCATCATGGCGATGATTGTCTCGACCTCCTCCCTGCTCTTCAACCTGAGTCTATGGTCCGCTGGAGTGTATGTCTGGATCAAAGGCGTGAGCCATGCGCACTACTACGTACTGGGCTGGCTCTTCGCTATCTCTGGCATGGTACTCTTCATCCTCTCGACCAACGGCATCATTCCTTACAACGATTTCGTGGAGGAGTCCTTCTACTATGGATTTGCCATCGAAGCGGTACTCTTTGCCTTCGCCATTGGCGATCGCATGAATGTGCTCAAAAAAGAAAAACGTGCGTTGGAAGTCGAATACCTGGATTACACCAAAGAACAAAACTGGTTGCTCGCCAAACAGTCCTTCATGAACTCCCACTTGCTCCGCGCCCCACTCTCCCGCATCATGGGTTTGCTCAACATCCTACAGTTCGCAAATAGCAGGGAAGAAAGCCAAGAATACCTCAAACACATCGAAAATTCTACCACAGAAATGGACTATGTCGCCAAACGTATGTCTGCCATGCTCGAGAAAGAAGGCTACCTTGAGAAGTACGAAGAGGAATTCAATGAGGTACGTGACAGCATCTATCACGATTTGGAAAAAGAGAAAAAACACACTCAATCAGAGGGGCCAGACTCTCACAAGTGACCCATGCTTTTGGATACTTGAAAGTGAAGATCACAAATAGGGTTGATCCTGAAGTATCCCTCCAATCAAAGGATATCCCAAAAAGTATATATCATTCGAAATTGTGTATAAGGAGTTAAAGTCCTTTCATACAGATCTTTGTATTGTTCTTGAATTACAACAAATCATAAGCAAAGATGAGTATCAACAATCAATTTGGAAAACAAGGCTGGACACCTGAGCGCATCGGCTCACTGGATGGCAAAACATACCTGATCACAGGTACTACCAGCGGCACAGGATATGAAGCCGCCAGAATATTGCTTTCAAAGGGTGCCAAAGTGGTGATGCTCAATCGCAATCCCACAAAGGCCGCAGATACCATTGCCACCTTGAAGGAAGCACTCGGCAACTCGATCGACGTACGCAATATCAGCATGGACTTGGCACAACTGGCCTCTGTCCACAATGCGGCAGAAGAAATCCTCAAAACCACACCACAAATCGATGCATTGATATGCAACGCGGCTATTGCCCAAGTACCCAAACAAACCCTCACTGTTGATGGCTTTGAAAGTCAGTTGGGCGTCAACCACTACGGCAACTTCCTATTGCAGGCGCTGCTCTACCCGCGTATCGAAGCATCCAAAGGACGCATCGTGACCGTGGGCAGTATGGGCTACAATTTGGGGATCAAAACGATACAGTTCGATGATATGAACTGGGACAAAAACTACGGTCCCAACGATGTGTATAGTCAAAGCAAACTCGCACAGATAATGACTGTATACGAACTACAAGACCGATTGAAAAAAGCCGGCAAGACGGACGTCAAAGTATATGCCTGCCACCCAGGCGCCTCGGCTACCTCCCTTATCAAAACCAGCGGCAGTTTGATGACACGCTTCATTTGGCAGATCATGAAATTGACCCCTCTGGTACAATCCGCAGAAAAAGGATCGTATCCCGAATTGATGTGCGCCACAGAACCCGGTTTGGATCAAAGCGTATTTTATGGTCCTACAGGCCGAAACTACTGGACCGGTCCCGTCGGCGTGTGTCAATTGGCACCACATGCCAAGGACAAAGCAGTCGCCGAAAAGCTGTGGCACGTCTCCGAGGAGGCCGTCGGTTTGAAGTGGAATTTGTAAATTGAAGCATCTTAAAAAAACAAAATCATGGATATATTGAAAGCGGCGATCGATTGGGCAAAAGCCGAACTCTTTTCCACCCCATTTTTCATTCTTTTTGGAGTAGCATTTATGATGGCAAGCTTGGGCTTTTGGCAGTTGGGCAAAACCGATATAGCCAAAGCCTACATCATCCCCACGCTGATAGCGGGGGCATTGCTGACGATCATCGGACTAGGTCTGTTTTTCACCAACAAGGCAAGGATTGCTCAATTCGAAACGGCCTACAAGGCAGACCCCACCGCTTTTGTGGCCTCAGAGATCGAGCGAGCCGAAGCGACCCTCCAAGAGTACAAAACCATCGTATTTACCGCCATCCCGGTCATGATCGTGGCATGTGCCCTCGTGCTGTACTTTGTCGGTTCGCCCATTTGGCGCGCCAGTATGATCACTACCATGGCCATGTTGGTGGTGATATTGCTCATAGACGGCACAGCACAGGCCCGCATTGCCGAGTACCACCAGCAGTTGTTGCTAGCACGCCAAGCCATAGACAAGTAAAATGCAGCATTTCAAAACACTCTCTGCCTACCTCGATTACCTGGATCTCCCGCGCCCCGAGCACCCCATGTTCAGCGTCTTTTCGGCCACAGGCGACGGTTTCCTCCCATGTCCGAAGGAGAGCTCACCACCGATCACCAACGATTGCTACACCATCAGCTTCAAGAAAATAGTAAAGGGCAATCTAATCTACGGCCGTACCCAATACGACTTCACCAATGGCGCCTTGTTTTTCATCGCGCCCAGACAAGTCCTCCAGTGGGATAGTAGCGTAGTGTTTGCACAAAAAGGCTTTTCGATCAACTTTCACCAAGATTTCATCAAAGGCACGGAACTAGCACATCAGATCAAGAAATATGGCTTTTTCTCCTACTCGGTAAATGAAGCCTTGCATCTTTCGCCCAAAGAAGAAAAACAGATCGAATCGATAGTCGAAAACATCGACTTGGAGTACCAAAACAATCAAGATGAATTCAGTAAAGAAATCATCCTTTCACAGCTGAGTACACTTTTGAAATATGCCAATCGCTTTTATGAACGACAATTTTTAAATAGAAAAGCACTCTCGAATGATTTGTTGGAGCGGTTTAATCAGTTTTTAAAAGATTATTTTGATTCAGGTCAACTGCAGCACAACGGGGTTCCTAGCATCGAACAAATGGCAGACAAACTATCGGTTTCGCAACGCTACCTTAGCGATACACTCAAAAGAGAAACGGGCAAAACCTCCACAGAACATTTGCAACTGTACTTGATCGATGAAGCCAAAAACATTTTATTGAACCCTAACAAAACGATTGCGGAAGTAGCCTATGAACTAGGCTTTGAATATCCCCCCTACTTTTCAAGGTTATTCAAAAAGAAAGAAGGAATCAACCCTACAGAATATAGAGAAAAGTACAAAATGAACTAAATCATAAGGACACCAAAAGCAATAAGGATTAGAAAGTCTGCAAAGTACCAATGGAATGCCTCTGTCAAAGCAGAGCCCAACAATCCTGCACCCTACCGTACTTCTGCTCGTAGAAGAGCAGAACGTCACACACAATACCTTACCCTACACCAATACTCCATAGGCTCTGTCAAATCACTGGATAGGTTTGATGATTTGCACGACCGATTACCTCCAATTTTTGTATGGATATACCCCCAATTCTGAATTTTCGCTTCTCGTCTACATCCTAACTTACTTGTCAACTAAAGAGGGAACTCTAAGTACCAACCCTTTGGAGTGCCTTCGCATCTTTTAACAAGACTAATATGACTATGAAAAACTCAGTACTATGTTTGGGGGCATTCCTTATGCTCTCATTTTCGCTCCAAGCGACAACCTACAACTGCAGCACGGTGCAGCAAATCACAGACGCCTTAGCTGCCGCGACGGCCGGAGATGAAATCATCATTGCGGCGGGGACCTACGTGTCCAGCAATTCAATCCAAGCAGCCTACTACTATGGAGGCGCCAATGGCACTGCCTCCAATCCCATCATCCTCAGAGGAGCCTCATCCAGCAACCGACCCCACCTCAAGGGCAACAACCTCAGCAGCCGCACAGTACTCCGCATCGAAGGAGACTACTGGATCGTCAAGGATCTCGAGATTTCGTATGGACAAAAAGGCCTGGTGTTTGACAATTCCAACCACAGCCAAGCCATCCACTGTGCCATTCACACCTTCGGCAATGAAGCCGTACATGTACGTGACGGGTCTGACTATGTGACCATCGACGATTGTACAATCTACGACACAGGCAATGTAAACCCAGGCTTTGGAGAAGGCGTCTACATCGGAACAGACAAAGGCTCATGGAGCAACCACGACCACTATGTAGACCACACGACGGTTAAAAACTGTAGCATCGGTCCCGATGTACGTGCAGAGGCATTTGATATCAAAGAAGGCTCTACGGAGACTATCGTGGAGTACAATACGGTGGATGCCAGTGGCATCTCTGGGGACAACTATGCGGATTCTTTCATGGACCTAAAGGGCATCAGAACCTATGTAAGGTACAACACCTTCAATCAAAACGGTGAAGGCAACATCACACGTGGTATCGCCGTGCATGACCGAGGAGTAGAACTCTCCGGCTATGATCACATCGCTCACCACAATACCTTCAACATGGACGATGCGGATGGCAACATCATGGAGGCCTACGGCGGTACTTCAGAAGTCTATGCCGTCTACAACACCCGCAGCCCTTCGGGAGACGTCTACAACAGCCGCATCACCGAAAGCTGCCCAAGCTGGTATGGTGCCTGCTCCCCGAGCGGCTCCAATCAATCGCCTAGCGTCAGCATCTCATCTCCCAACACTGGTGCGACCCTCACCGCTGGTGATGACCTCACGCTATCCGCTGTAGCCAACGACTCTGACGGACAGATCACCTTGGTGGAGTTCTACAGCAACGGGTCCAAAATAGGCCAAGACAATTCCTACCCCTACGCCTACACATGGTCGAGCGTGAGCGCGGGCAATTATACCCTCACGGCTGTTGCCACCGATGACAGCAATGCCCAAACAACCTCATCGAGTGTATCCATCACCGTCAATGCATCAGGAGGTGGCAATGATGGAGGTGGAAACAATGGCGGCTCTTCTGACTTGAGCATCCAGTATGAACCTGGAGACACAGATACTGACAACAACAAAATCAAGCCTTACATCAAAATCCACAACGACGGAGCGAGCAGCGTGCCCTATGCTGACCTCACCGTGCGGTATTGGTTTAGCCAAGAAGGATCAGCTTCACCAGTGTTCAACTGTGACTATGCTGCCCTCGGCAACTCCAACGTCAACGGCACTTTTGTCAATACCTCTGGGGTCAACTACTACCTCGAAGTGTCCTTTGACGCCTCTGCGGGTAGCCTATCAGCCGATGACGACTCTGGCAACCTGAAACTACGCATCACCAACAGCGATTGGTCCAACCCCGACGAAACCAACGATTACTCATTCGACGGTAGCATCTCTTCGTACACAGAGCATGCATCCATCACTCTCTACCAAAACGGAACCTTGGTTTGGGGAACTGAGCCTAACACAGGCGCACGTACAACAATCCCTACACCATC
The DNA window shown above is from Reichenbachiella sp. 5M10 and carries:
- a CDS encoding glycoside hydrolase family 3 protein; translation: MNSKMCLVRGVVLIAIVVGMSMCGQKTQYEFEFMNPELDAHTRAVKMVEQMTLSEKVSQMRYDAPPIPRLGIPRYNWWNECLHGVGRAGESTVFPQAIGMGSTWDQDLMFEVATVISDEARAKHHKFVSENKRGIYQGLTFWTPNINIFRDPRWGRGQETYGEDPYLTSRMGVNFIKGLQGDDPKYLKVVATAKHFAVHSGPEKTRHEDNYQTSDKDLKETYLPAFRAAIKEANVQSVMCAYNRYRDEACCGSNLLLTNILRNEWGFDGYVVSDCWAINDFYMPNRHGVSDSPEEASALAVKTGTDLNCGDTYDPNLSEAVLKQLVEEQAVDQALVRLMEARFKLGMFDDESIVPYSQIPYSVVASEKHHELSRKAARESMVLLKNEGNLLPLSKEVSTVAVIGPNAHDKQSLLGNYHGTPHNQITPLTAIKAKLPNAKVLYAKGSDVAEGWPLLTPIPSEYLLSDGQAGLQGEYYPNAEWAGEASVSRLDEVVDFVWLTERPIADMVSDTFTVRWTGQLVVKESGTYRIGFRACNNGKVYLDGEKHIDFNDDHQPLMNYHDVVLRAGEPVDIKIEYYNFHTDPQAQLLWAKLDEDLLTPAVAAAKQADVVVMCLGLTPDIEGEEMPVVLEGFDSGDRSEITLPSSQRELLKKIYQLGKPTVVVLMNGSALAVNFAAEHVPAILEAWYPGEFGGEAIADVLFGDYNPGGKLPVTFYQSTSDLPDFQTYDMTNRTYKYFTGTPLFPFGHGLSYTRFAYDDFVVSETTAGEPMTVSVQVTNTGERVGDEVVQLYVSHRKQNAQAAVRSLVGFERVSLAPGESKEVQLVVKPEQYAQITQDGQVLIEPGDIEVNVGGKQPGFEGVADAQSTQVLTKTVKIQ
- a CDS encoding NAD-dependent epimerase/dehydratase family protein; this translates as MKVIITGATGMVGKGVLLECLDHPEITAVLSVARRPLDLQHEKLTELIHEDFSDFRAIAQQISGYDACYACMGVSSAGMKESDFKRYTYDYTLALARTLHASSPHMTFTYVSGAGTDSTEKGKVMWARIKGKTENDLLNLGFGQAYMFRPGLIVPKRGVKPSGKVYSLLINCLSWLFPLLRKLNPDSVVDSTQVGQAMIQATIHGHSHTIIPPKDIQILAKKL
- a CDS encoding hybrid sensor histidine kinase/response regulator transcription factor translates to MVRDGIWKCARVLVLLLAWGQAMAGGEQNKYVFNSIHEGMSKRAVTSFSQDAEGFIWISTFGGGLYRYDGLDYVLYDFKWNDSTSINSNVIYRIYHDSRGTMWVATDNGVCRFNKKTDSFERLTIQSKGEDLSNLTYLTVEEMADHSILFTSGYYGLFKHDPITKQTEVIPIQNRRVDPLFIRDIVRMPDGTIYLASSYGILEYDTQNNLLIEAEFLGGERYFGLELSVESFCLHSSGDLWVGTQYDGVYRMHLESNKGRETWQLQKIPITNKRILSMVEDTDGSMLIGTENDGLWVIDPLGRVIQDFYYDKFEGGHIKANSIWALYRDRDERIWLGYYDKAVGVYDPNYDKFDQLLSQANNLNSLQVGSVTGIVEDEQGKYWIGMDGGGVDIYDPRTGMFEHTLGANPRIKGMKNKAVQAILMDDQQQLWAGSWEGGLFYLPHGGEQFVHYNLLNAKGEEEAIRIISIDQDQQGRLWIGTFGHGILSFDPSTKEFETYLGEDFSAQELVNADVRKILVCQDSSIWAGTTRGLYKLTKKAQGGVAVTCVRLSRERSEIDHTSTNHILSLYEDTKGFLWIGTDGGGLCKYDRARSEFKWYSQANGLSQETISGILEDDQGVIWVSGQAGLSSIDPQTNEIKQYTVHDGLLSNAFNFNAAYKDDQGQLLFGNYVGIDYFNPKDLITNAVKPKVYLTELRLFNELVSPGQDNEILTHVISQTDQITLTPDQTVFTIQFVGLNYTRPEENEYAFYLEGLESDWNYVGNKRTATYTSLKSGEYVFKVKAANNDGVWSEEVRTLRITVLPPWWRTTVAFMIYLGTFLSLLYLFFKVVQIRVRDKQAVLTAVENRKREEELNDKKIQFFTNISHEFRTPLTLIINPLRDVLQDDQLTLPPRVQDKLSVMYRNSDRLKRLIDELMDFRKLKFNKLAVRVEYFEIEEAIRSICGYFQEEAISKQIDLEVVTNPTDQWLWLDKGMLEKIMFNLLSNAFKVTPQRGSISVETTLLSHTYEGGEVFDSFRIRVKDTGPGLDADQLDKIFERFYQVNKKNKDYFGGTGIGLEVVKDFIFLNKGDIRVESQVGVGTTFEIFFRLGEEHFEETDKVQAQSVDQVVDGLSSRELVNRPERTVESTGRVKKTVLVVEDNTELRKYLRDELSIDFKVLVAKDGLEGWEIASKELPDVIITDVVMPERTGTELCAQIKENLNTSHIPVVMLTAKSSIDEQLEGINQGADAYITKPFDMRLVLSQLAQLIQSREKLFKKYFQGMASSEEVNTASSLDKDFIQKLLQYVHENLSKTDLSVEALAEELNLSRSQLYRKVKAMTGNSVNEFTRNVRLEQAHKLIAKGNTNISEVSYTVGFSSPSYFTKCFKEHFGHLPTDTPRV